The sequence below is a genomic window from Pectinophora gossypiella chromosome 21, ilPecGoss1.1, whole genome shotgun sequence.
GTTTAACAGAGGTCAGACGAAAGGAAATCACAGTGAATCTATCTTCAACATATTATATTCTTGGAATTTCTTTGTGAAATGTGAAAAGATTTGCCAACTTACATGCTTTCCGCAGATTGCCTttggccgggtttccactgacgcggagatgggctgagaagagcggagatgtgcggatttgaccaatcacagcattcgagagagcgaaaaacgaagacgctctgtcactctctccctcacggtgattggtcgattcctgcacatctccgcacagctccgcgtcaatggaaacgcagccttagtcGCGCCTGGTGCACCCTAGGGCTACTTTGTAACCGTcacagtttgtttttttttttaaattagcttCGGGAAATATTGATATCAATACCGAGGCTTTTGGATCTTAAGAagcaatctaaaaataaaaatcatgtcAATCTTAAGTCTTAACCCCACTGCCGCAAGGCTCATTTTATGTAATATTCCCGACACGAATACTTGTAGGTTAAAAACATGAGTCTGTATtatagattttaattttaagcctAATTTGTTTGCCCGTTGATTTAGTTTTAATTGATTCGGCTGGTCGatttttctctttttaattaatattattatttgtataatttggATCGCCTCTTTCGGGGGTTAAGTCGGATGTCATTTGGGATTTCAGCCGCTGAATTTCTTATACACTTTTTTGTATGATGGGAAATGTAGCTGTTGAAATGCTGAGTGGGCATGTAGGGTGTAAAGACAGTTATTGCCTGTAGAACGACTGTTTTATGATTACGACTGATATTGGAGGGATTTTCAAGGAACATATTGGTGAAGACCCTCCTTGTCTACAGGCTTGGTTGCGGTCATCGCAGTGGGTAACAGTTTACTGATAAGAAAACTTGAAactgaatataatataaaaaagctcATTTTAAAGCGATCACGAGATGGTAACTCTTAAActtacaattgggtcgtgtactgggttctaaaactaacgaaaacctttttttctatttaaattagttaagaattttaatcaagaaaacgtagtCCGTaatgttatcacgtttttctactgcgtcacagtgcgctttttcgtacaaattcatagtaattttgtgttataATCCTGACATAAGACAGCCTCCCCCCAAACAATGGAGCGTGGAGGATAACCGCTCCACTACAGGTTGGTGGAGTACACTGTTCCCCACTGCGATGTCCACAACGTGTGTCACAGCTGGTGATATAagtgttttagttttttatcgACTATTTGCGTTAAGTGTACCAAAAACTGATGCGAGTGCAGCGGCGCTTCGCCGCAGTGATGATTCTCTGTAgttatgtattaaaataaataataaatacgcaATCATGGATTTTATTTCACTCTTTCTGCATAAACAGAGCTACAGCTCTGTCCACccctctgtctgtctgtgttagATAACTTGTGAGTTATCCAGTGTAACTTGTAAGTTATCCAATATGACTTGTAAGTTATCTAATATAACTTGTAAGTTATCCAATGTAACTTGTAAGTTATCCAATGTTACTTGTAAGTTATCTAATATAACTTGTAAGTTATCCAATGTAACTTGTAAGTTATCCAATATGACTTGTAAGTTATCTAACAAAAAAGCCGCTTCCCCGCTAGTCGACAGTATATTGTTACTTCTCTCCAACTATATGGCAACGTCGCGAGATTAGATGTCGGGCGAAGTCTGGCAACGTCGCGGCACAAGTAGcttgacataattatgtcgcCTAGTAGGGACGCCGCATAGACAACACAGCGGTATTATATTGTATCATTATAAAatgatacataaaaaaatatgctaaCAATTATatgctaataaaaaaaataatagcaaGCTAAGATGATTTAGACAAGATGCAAAATTAAAACTGCATTTTATGATTGGATTtcgtttattataaaacttataGAATCTACGTGTTAACAAGTGTAAAATGCTAGCTAACCTCAATAATACACTGTCTTAAAATACTAAGGTGTTTACATCAACACGTGTACACATCCCAACGAACGAGTAATATCatacaaatacctacctataatcaTATTCGTAACACAAGTTCACGACTACTTAcgtatatatcccaattgggctaaTTAGAGGTCCATACCAAGATGAACTCGGTAGTGGGTACCCAGCACGccatatacagggcgttagtgatatcgtaatcaaaactttgagggatgactcggaccatgattctgagtagttatcacgtgcaattttccgtcgcaaaagtatggaactgaaaataattataaatcacaaaaaatttcatgaatttttcgacaagaaattccacttgatatcttctctgaattgtctgaatcatccccctcagtatttgttacggtatctactaacacccatacgcacttgtacaGGTGTAGTGTAaacgttactatgtcactaacaccctgtataaaggataattcatttataaatataatttcaaagGATTCCATCacagaaaactaaaaaaaagttaagaatTAATAGTATATAATAAGTTAAACATAGAACATCCTTCGaagacgattttttttatagactTATACCTACCTAGCACCAGGGACATAATCAGAGGATTTGAAACACAAACTCACTTCAAGAATCTTCTAGAATTAATTACCAAATACTTACTAGGTAAGCGTACTTCACCTTCACAAAAACTTGCACTGTACATTCAATCAATAAGTAAGCACCTGTATAAAGGAAATGCGTGTATAAAAGCGCAGAGTACATAATTCACGAGTGTGTATAAGAGTATATTAAGTGATATtagtttaagtacctattaactggtcaaaaaaaaagtaagttacTAAAGTTGGCAGTTTGGCGTCAGCCTTGGGTTCAAATGCAATTTCTAAGACAACGTTCATGTTGTCAAGtagaacagtcatgagcaattataatgtacttacccactttacgactctgtcgcactaacatatttgacatttagtgagacttacagttctatttgtcaaaaaagttaatgtgacatggtaccaaagtgcatacatattaatgctcgtgaccgtaccttagTAGGATGTTAGTATCACTaaccacaccctggacacttcatacataaaTCATGTGCGGTCTAAGGCGTATGAGACAGTCCGCGCTCACCATCTTCCATCCAGAGGgtgtgaggtcggcgcccgatacgaattacttctttcaccctaaggatGCCTGGCATAAATTGCTGATTAGcataaggccgcccattgtgCTTATTTTCATTCGTATGTTTGTGTCCTTTTTATATGTCTTATCTATAATTGGGTCGTTAGAGatgccgttccatacgtagtattaactATTCTTCATTCTTTGCCTAAGCAcgatttctctctctctatttaagagctgcgctcttgtcggtggagtaaccgccattcctctcttcttcccgccaaaaccttcacctccccatacgacacgacctgcaccttctcttttatttgtttcataaatgttatcctaggtctaccccttcctctcttcccttcaatttttccttctataatgtttgttataaatgaatcgtgtcgtatcaggtggccaatcatatttcctctccggttctctatagtcttcaatatggttctcttttcttcaactcttccactggaagaaaaaaaaaaaaaaaaaaaaattccaaaattccacttgatattaactcagaataatcagctgaatcatccctctcagtattcgttacgatgtcacttacaccccatacaagtacatacagtagccatacaagtaggtaaattcgacggaatattccacttgatatcaactcagaattattatggcctgaatcattcctcaaagttttcgttacgatgtcactaacatcctgtatgtatggATTTTTAACAGCGCGCTATAAAAACGTCTGAGCGCCATCATGAGGACTTAAACGGAACTAACAGACTCCCATACATTTTACCAATCAATTTCTTGCTCAAGCAGCATCACACAAATACAGGTTCAGGTTTCGTCCAGAACGCCTGTATCTCCTGCAGGCTCTTCCCCTTAGTCTCAGGGACGCACAGGATCGTATAGACGACACCAAACAACGTGACTCCACCGAAGATATAGAAGACCACATATTCACCACATTCGTCGGCTATGGGCGCGTAGAACAGCACTGTCATTGAGCTGCAGAAGAAGGATAGTGCCATAGACACTCCAGCCATCTTTGCTCTGAACTGCGGACAATAATTATGGatttatgtatacagggtgttggtgacatcgtaacgaaagggggatgattcagaccatgattctgagttaatagcaagtggaattttctctcgcaatattcatgattttttagttttttttaatattttcatttctttacttttgcgatgcaaaattccacttgatattaactcagaataatgagctgaatcatcatcATATGTCACTTCACCCCGTACAAATACAAAccagccatacaagtaggtatggatgttagtgacaccgtaacgaatactgagggggatgattcagaccatgaatcatccctcaaagttttcgttacgatatcactaacaccctgtatactatacacctctgcctactcttcagggatacaggtgtgatgccgTGTCTTGTTCCTTTCtgatgtaataaagtatatatttacCTGGTAAGTAAACACTTCAGCCATAATAACCATGGGTACGGGGGCCAACCCGACACCATAAGCCAGGATAGCTATACAGACGGCAGTGACCCGCGGCCAGCTGGTCGTCATACCGACCAGGAAGCATGTGGCCAGGGTCACCATGCATATTGACATCACCAATGAGCTGACAGCGAGGGGTAACTGAAATGAGAAAATTGTAAGATTCAAAttccaaaaatatctttattcaataggtaacattatgaacggcctccgtggtccagcggttgagcgttgggttcaagATCCGGAgttcccaggttcgattcccggtggggacatatcacaaaaattactttgtggtccctagtttggttaggacattacaggctgatcaccagattgtctgaaagtaagatgatccgtgcttcggaaggcacgttaagccgttggtcccggttactacttactgatgtaagtaagtagtcgttacacgtgccatgtcaggggcgtttggcggctcaatagtaaccctgacaccagggttgatgaggttggttttgCACCTCAcagtaccccgataccgaccccgccggcgtggtcagcgatttccctcattcagcgcttatcgctatcgacccactagggtcgattaattctttcaaatatttttcctctcagacgacatcctgagccgaggttcgcgcccaactgcgcaatctcaggcctgttgtcttaaattttgtaccgggtgagaggcctcagcgctcccccagttaatgccatctgcgacaaatctcaaataagtcacgtctaaataaaaaaaaatatagccggtgaaaagaagttgcaaaataaaccaaaaaaaacctgagtttatgtatgtcttacCTTCCTACCAAACTTGTCAATTGACATGGTTGTGAAGAAGGACCCGGCGAGCTGTAGGGACCCCATGAAGAGCGCCAGCGTGTTAGGGCTCCACTGCGCGCCGGCGCGGCTGAACACGTCCGACGCGAAGTTCATGAGGGCGAAGCTCCCAGACAGGGTCTGCATCGCCATGAGGGTGAGCGTCATGCGGACGGCTGCAAACGTGGCTCGGTCGCGGACTGGGGGTGGAAGGTTGTTGTCCATTTTAGGTGTGGGTCAGGATGGCGGGTGCATGGTTATAAATGGTGATGATTTCGATACGAGAGGAATGTAAAAGCAATGTACTGAATGTACCTAAAATTAAAAGCAATGTACCTTTTTGGAACAaaagttatttcaaaaaataagtGAGCAGCTAACCTGACTGTCAGAATAGCGAGTGTATTCTTAAATCTTAGCACATTACTAACAATTCAAGATTGTTATTAGTATGATAGCAATGTAAGAGCTATGTACCTCAACATGTTGAAAATTCATCAATATGTAACAAATGGTTTCAgagtaatttgaaaataaaaattctcGAAAATTTCAACgcctgattatttttattagcaaTAAACTAATTaagattattaattattaatagatttttttatattgtttaggAGCGGAATAAATATGTCGCGCGCGATATCCTAAATCCACGCGGACCGAGTCACGGGCGGGAAGCTAGTAATTATATTTGTCTTGTTTCCGATTTCATCGGAGTTATCATTTTGCGGCAAAATGCGGGCCGCGGATAGGTGCGCGACGTTGCATACGAAATCATATAACTACAAAGATTTATAAAATGCGATGACTTCAGCGCGTGTGGCTCCTTCGcgagtgtacggtcacgagcattaatatgtatacactttggtaccatgtcatattaacttttttgacaaattgaactgtaagtctcactaaatgtcaaatatgttagtgcgacagagtcctaaagtgggtacattatattgctcatgactgtacaccatttcaatgtaagtacattatataacAACGTTATCAAATaagcaagtacctacctattatccAACCTCAACACTCATTAAATATTAGCCTCAGTAAATGAATTAAGTTTTGCTTATCACATTAACGACGCTGTTATACAGTTTTACTGACGCAGATATTAAATgcataataaatgtaaaataaatgtttaatttaatatactattGTCTTAGATAGGTAATTGATCTAGTAGTGAAGTATAATTATAGgaaaataagtatgtataaacgtatggttgatcgttgggctcacgatccggagggcccgggttccgatcccggtggggaaatatcacaacaatcactttgtgagccttgCTGGGCTAATAACCtgatgcgcaacgtgataaaattatcaatcggTTCAATAAATTTTGCCGAAAATTGGGTTTTgtcacacttcatacaaaaaatctcgttttacacagtatacaaagacgttatcgtacacccgcatctgtgtgtgtgacgtatgACACCCATACGATTGTAGACTAGAGTACGACCGAgggaggggtgaggtaagctcagccgctggtggggagcggagagtcgccgttctatacgtagtattatttcttattctatgctattggcAAGCATATCATACCAAATTGTTATTTTGATACAgggtgtgttagtgacatcgtaacgaataggtaCTCAggaggatgatttagaccatgattctgaattaatatcaagtggaatttttcgtcgcaaaattcacgatttttttacttaagtattttcaaCCATCCCTCccagtactcgttacgatgtcacttacaccccgtacaagtacatacaggtagccatacaagtacgtatgggtgttagtgacaccgtaacgaatactgagcgggatggttcagactatgattctgagttgatatcaagtggaatttcccggaaaattcatgaaaatttttgtattattttaaattgttttctgtACCATGCTTTGGCGACGGACACCCTACATATGTGTAGTGGCTCCATTGGATTCCGAACCTAGCCAAGCCCGCTTaaatctttggcggcggaagtattctcccaccccttttatcgcgccatcggagggtctcccgcctggaagtaatctagcgtggcccacatggaagtctttaaataggctccggacacaggttggccgctgcaaggataatctctgcaggtggggatacctggttgatggttgcgatgattgcgagtgtggagtatcaccacaaactatggctcaccttttgtgctgtcctaagtgccctaacacctacACTATTAaggacctgtacgaagccactgacaatgccgtaagcgtggccaaattattggtcagcaaaaatttagtttcgatcgccatcgactcgtcAAGAAGAAGACCCTGTACATAAATTTTTATATGTACTCGTATTGCTGTAtatgtacgtaaataaataaattaacctcACCTCCGCTAAGCAATGTGACAGTCGGCATCTCTTCGTACCTCCGCTGCTCCTCTCTAAGCTTGGTGATCTCGTTGGTGACCAGCTCGTGACTCCTGGGCACGCCCCGAAGCCAGGATAGTGTTCGGGCTGCTCTCTACAAATTGAAATAACTTTAAAGACAGAcatccataataataattattactaataattcatcatctccctagcattatcccgtttttcacagggtccgcttacctaacctgaagatttgacaggtcctgttttacGGAAGCaagtgcctgtctgaccttccaacccgcgaagggagaacgtcacatacctccgaaaatgcatttctcggtgatgtgggtttcctcacgatgttttccttcaccgctgagcgcgagataataatttatgagttattgaatgattataaaaaaaatgttgttgaaTTGTTATTATTCGCctagcatttaaaaaaaatattgtttaaaacgaataaagatttttatttattttctatttatttattaataattttcatccaaaaattattattaatatttatgagttttaattcatgtttggatcattgataattggtatcacgtggttttcaggttTTGCGCCTGGGGCATACCTAAACATAGTTGGaaaggagtgggtgtgtatctAGTACTAtaaatctctgcttaccccttttaGGCTATAGGTgtaactagggaatgcaatcccgcgTCTCGTCTAATTTTTTGGAATCAATCCCGACGCATAATAAATATGACGACATCCTATTCGatattgacgggattgggcgaatcttgaattatacttttagttttgattatgctgatttccaaagaaaacttaattatttagttagtaatattgaagaatatgggtttttgattactttcataaaatattttgttttaattaacctcagcactatcacaaacaatcaGTTTTCGTCGATTTCAGCCATTCtaacttaacatttttttatgaactatgTAGACGGggtcccgaaaatttcgggatctcgcgggattgatatttccaatcccgcgggatctcgaatttgcaatctcgagtcgggattgcatttcctAGGTGTGACGCTATGTTGTTATATCcataaatcatcatctccctatcgtTATCCCGTTGTACatggggttcgcttacctaacctgaagatttaacaagttcggtttttttttacagaagtgactgcctttctgaccttcaaagttttcaaacccgcgaagggaaaaccaactcttcaggttaggtaagcggatcttgTGAAAAACTGGGTagcactatacagggtgttagtcacatcgtaacgaacactttgaaGGATAATTCATCCCATGATTTTtagttgatattaagtagaatttcgcaaaggtatggaactgaaattaatttaaaacgacacgaaaaatttcacttgatatcaactcagaatcgtggtttgaatcatctccttcagtattcgttacgatgtcactatcgcCCTGTAGAAGTCTGCCATAGactagaaaagaaaaaagaagagtgATGATGAGGTAAAAAGAAGGTATGGAGAGGTTCCGCCTAGCAGGAAGTTCTCTATTGTttgcatacttacttatttctttgTTTGTAATGAAAACTTGATGATTTGTATGCAGTACAGGCCTCGTCTAGCGCAATCAAATGTAAAGTATTACAAAGATTGTCGAGTTATCCGTGTGTTTATAAAACATGACAACGCCAAGAAAATGTTGTGTCTACTAATCTAAATTCCAAATAAGTAGTACCaggtttccactaacacagttggctcgatcattatagatggcgatacggcaaaccacctatcacgttggtctaacagaaagctcggtgaggcgctggtacttagttcatcttgtgatggatgtacctctgaccactcCAATGGGATATGTAGTACCAggttgattacttgtggctatgCCCATTCGGAATcccagtcgtgagtttatgcagGCTTTGTATTATTTTACTGTCAAAACCCGAAgcattgaataaggaataataccgaAGTTCGTCAAATTTTAAGATTTACCAAGTGATAGTGGTAGACGGCGGAATTGTTTTTCAATAGTCGTTCATGTCGATCAGACTTATACCGGTAGGCCCCTAGTTAATCTTAGAATTTACTGCCcccatggtataacaaaagaAGGTGTGCTCAGCTCAATCCCATGAAAGCTGCCATTGCTAGCAGTTTGAGACTGTAAGTGTTAAGTACATGAGTGTTAGTGGTATCTCCAAAATTCCAAGTATTCAATgttattattgaatattaagtgaattactgactaacgtaagtaaatcttttactgaaagttcaaaatttttatacaaaatgacaaCGGaaggtgagatgacgtcagcgcggctaaccttgtaatgttagctgtcacttttgcgCATATATACCTAGTTTTGATGTACCATATAACCTTCAAAATCCTGGTAAAAAAACCTGATAAAACCTGGTAAAAGTCCAAATTcaacaattaattattaaaaaataaagtaacatcTTAGGAAACTTCGCATCAAGTTCTATGTtctatcaggtgagattgtgctcaaacgtgagcctattttataaaaaaaaatggatccTACTGCTATTAAGGTGTCCTCTTAACCGATGACACTGTGGAGTATACTTCACTAAGGCGTTTCTGCGAGTTCgtggtgtttgggctagtagccaacGTAAATGCCCGACTTGGCTTAAATATTTACCTTTTCCTGTCCAATCTTGAGCAGATAGTTCGGCGACTCCggcataaaacaaaacacgatcGCATGCGCAGCGGCAACCGCGAGATACACTGCTTGGTTGCCGGTGTATGACGTCAGAATCCCAATTCCATAGACAAATATCACGCCAACTTTGCACATGGTCATTGTAAGGGACGCCAGGGCGCCGCGCCAAGCGTCTTCGGAGATTTCCTTGATGTATGCTGGTATCACGACGAAGCAGCCGCCAGCAGCAAGACCGGCTATCACTCGCGCTATGATGAGGCTTCCTTCCGTTACCGACGTAAGTTTTATTGTCCAGGATATCTGCAAAATGGATTATGTTCTTTAGGCTATAAAGTAGAGTCATCCGGACGCGGACGGCAGTGTCTTCTGAATTCGtcattatacaggctgttagcgaatactgagagggatgattcagctctgAGTTTAATATccagtagaattttccatcgcaaaagtatagaattgaaaattccactttatataaacccagaatcatggtcacttacaccccgtacaagtacgtacaggtagccatacaagttggtatgggtattaagtgataccgtaacgaatactgagggggatgattcagactatgattctgagttgatatcaagtggaatttcctgtcggaattttttttttgtattttttttggaaggtttttttttaatattttccattaagtacatacttttgcgacagaaaattccacttgatatcaactcggaatcatgagctgaatcatccctctctatattcgttacgatgtcaccaacaccctgtatttgttcGATACCGAAAGTGACTGCACATTGTCTTTACTTTTGCTTTGAGATCGATTCCGGCTGCGGAATTTTGAAGGTAAGTATGTGTGAGTAGGACTCTAGGATTCCAAGACAACGCTTAGAATACCTAACTGTTAATATTGTTAATGAGTAATAATCTATTCTTGTCTCATTAAATCAATGCAGTAAGTCTGCTGTTAAATACAGAAAATCAATTGCATGCCTTGCCCGCCCCgcacgggaaataggcgtgattaaTTTGTACCTACAGTCACTGGCCGTATCCGGAATATGAGGTCGATTAGTTTTAATTTGGTCAGTttaatttttacccacgacggaacggagcaggtatatgcgtttagggtgagagatgtttgtgtgtgcgtttgtgcaaagaaatgttattaattatcttctaaactaataatccgattttgatgcggtttt
It includes:
- the LOC126376586 gene encoding facilitated trehalose transporter Tret1-like isoform X2; translation: MDGKQRHEGRAAKQILTALLATVPTFTYGIQIGWLSPMGPILKSPTSPDTAAISQSAISWLAAALPLAAILGIPFFSYSTDRFGRKICIIALSVLDCISWTIKLTSVTEGSLIIARVIAGLAAGGCFVVIPAYIKEISEDAWRGALASLTMTMCKVGVIFVYGIGILTSYTGNQAVYLAVAAAHAIVFCFMPESPNYLLKIGQEKRAARTLSWLRGVPRSHELVTNEITKLREEQRRYEEMPTVTLLSGVRDRATFAAVRMTLTLMAMQTLSGSFALMNFASDVFSRAGAQWSPNTLALFMGSLQLAGSFFTTMSIDKFGRKLPLAVSSLVMSICMVTLATCFLVGMTTSWPRVTAVCIAILAYGVGLAPVPMVIMAEVFTYQFRAKMAGVSMALSFFCSSMTVLFYAPIADECVEELKKREPY
- the LOC126376586 gene encoding facilitated trehalose transporter Tret1-like isoform X1, whose translation is MDGKQRHEGRAAKQILTALLATVPTFTYGIQIGWLSPMGPILKSPTSPDTAAISQSAISWLAAALPLAAILGIPFFSYSTDRFGRKICIIALSVLDCISWTIKLTSVTEGSLIIARVIAGLAAGGCFVVIPAYIKEISEDAWRGALASLTMTMCKVGVIFVYGIGILTSYTGNQAVYLAVAAAHAIVFCFMPESPNYLLKIGQEKRAARTLSWLRGVPRSHELVTNEITKLREEQRRYEEMPTVTLLSGVRDRATFAAVRMTLTLMAMQTLSGSFALMNFASDVFSRAGAQWSPNTLALFMGSLQLAGSFFTTMSIDKFGRKLPLAVSSLVMSICMVTLATCFLVGMTTSWPRVTAVCIAILAYGVGLAPVPMVIMAEVFTYQFRAKMAGVSMALSFFCSSMTVLFYAPIADECGEYVVFYIFGGVTLFGVVYTILCVPETKGKSLQEIQAFWTKPEPVFV